One part of the Humulus lupulus chromosome 9, drHumLupu1.1, whole genome shotgun sequence genome encodes these proteins:
- the LOC133800527 gene encoding precursor of CEP14-like, translated as MARLSTMALISVVIFFSLVWSSEAGSRKLLVTRELMKKERVLLSSNKASLFLSALPKGTVPSSAPSKKGHAEVVNEKLIGRHLIAQMDRSLQSVPSPGVGH; from the coding sequence atggctCGTCTAAGCACCATGGCATTGATTTCCGTAGTGATTTTTTTCTCTCTTGTGTGGAGCTCAGAAGCTGGCAGTAGAAAGCTTTTGGTGACGAGGGAGTTGATGAAGAAGGAAAGAGTACTCCTTTCTTCGAATAAGGCGTCTCTGTTTCTAAGTGCCCTTCCTAAGGGCACAGTGCCCTCTTCAGCTCCAAGCAAGAAGGGTCACGCCGAGGTCGTTAACGAGAAGCTCATCGGTCGCCACCTTATAGCACAAATGGATCGTAGTCTCCAGTCGGTCCCTAGCCCTGGTGTTGGTCACTGa